One Vicinamibacterales bacterium genomic window, GCAGGCCGAACGCGGCCAGCGGTGCGCCACGAAGCCCGATGGGGAATCCGTCCCAGAAGCCGGCACCACCGAGCAGCGCGAGGTAGGGTGTGCGCTGGCGGATGGCCAGGACGAAGGCCCAGCCGCCGTAGATGCCGACGGCCGCCAGCGGCAGCTTCGTCCACCAGGCCTTGAATCCGGGCGGACCGGCGAGGCGCCACGTGGCGAGCAGCGCCAGGGCCAACGTCGCGCCGGCGAGCACGACCGGCGTCGGCTGTCTCAGCACCGTGACACCAAGGCTCACGCCCCCGAGCGTCCACGTGGCCGCCACCAGGAAGAGCAGGAGCAGGAACAACGGGGCGAGCGGATCGGTCAGCCAGCCGCGGCCGCCAATGCGACCGCCCTTCGACAGCACCCAGAGGCTCAGCAGGAAGTAGACGGCCGTGGCGGCAACCACACCGATGCGAATTGGCGAGGGGGAGTTCCACGTTTCGTAGGCGGCATCGATGACGACCGCGTCGAGCGCGAGGCGAACCAGCACGGCGCCGATGCGGATCGCCAGTTGCCGGCGCTTCGATGCGGCCGGAGCGGACGAGGTCTTCACGTCGTTCATCCCAACAGTCCCTTCAGGACCTGCAGGCCGGTGGCGAGCAGGTCGGTCGAGTCCGCGCGGAGTGCCTGCCGGAATCCGTCGGGGTTCTCCCCGGCCTCGGCGAACACCCGCTCGGCGCGGACGCGTTCCATCATGACGCGCAACGGCCAGTCGGGCGCGATTGTCTTCTCTTCCTGATCCGCCGTCCGCAACTCGGCGACCGCTTTCCGCACCTGGTCGGGGTCGAGGATCGCGATCGGCGTGCGGCAGTAGCCACACGCTGCGCCGCGCTCGATGTCCACTGGCGCCCCGCAATTCGAGCAATTGACCTGGCGGATGTGCTTGCGGAGTTCATCGACCTCCGTGACCGCCAGGCTGCGGACGAAGTTCTTCGCCCGAAGGAACTGGTAGTAGGTCAGGAATCGGCCGTGCGCCTCGGGGCATCGGAAGTAGGAGAACCGCGTCGTGCGCTGGAGGTCGTGCACTTCCGTCAGGCGATGCGTGCAGCGCGGGCAGCCGAGTCGCACGGCCAGTTGCACGCGGGCCTGGCTCTCGACCCCGGCAATGAGACCGAGCAACTCCAGCGTGGCTCCCGGCGTCAACTGGAGCAGTTCCTGGTTGTCGAACCAGATGCCCTGACAACCCTGGCACAGGTCAATCGTGATCGGCGGGCCGTAGCGCCGCTCGAACACGCGTGAGGTCATGGCCGCCAGGCAACTCGGACA contains:
- a CDS encoding zf-TFIIB domain-containing protein — its product is MSDTLNCPSCLAAMTSRVFERRYGPPITIDLCQGCQGIWFDNQELLQLTPGATLELLGLIAGVESQARVQLAVRLGCPRCTHRLTEVHDLQRTTRFSYFRCPEAHGRFLTYYQFLRAKNFVRSLAVTEVDELRKHIRQVNCSNCGAPVDIERGAACGYCRTPIAILDPDQVRKAVAELRTADQEEKTIAPDWPLRVMMERVRAERVFAEAGENPDGFRQALRADSTDLLATGLQVLKGLLG